A stretch of DNA from Deltaproteobacteria bacterium:
AGATATTATGCTCATAGGTGCAATGATGGTTTTATGGGCCGCCGTGACCACAAGCGTTTATACTTTGTTTCTTGGTCCCCCGGTCATATTGACTGACTTTTTCAGCAAAACAGGGAAGGTCCCGTACCAAATCGGAAGGTTTTGGGCTGGGCTGGTCATGAGAACGAACCGGGTAGGGATCCGGGTTGTGGGCCTGGAGAGGATCGAAAAGCGGCGCTCTTATGTATTTATCTCCAACCATGCCAGCAATCTGGATCCGCTGGCTGTAGCCTGGATGCTGTCCCACACTTTGCGGTTTGTAGGAAAAAAATCCCTGGAAAAAATTCCCTTGTTTGGTTGGGCTGCACGACGGGCGCGGGTCATATTCATCGACCGGAGCGACGGCCCCAAGGCCATCGCCAGAATCAATAAAGCAATTCAGGAACTCAAAGATGGTATCAGCGCCTGTTTCTTTGCCGAAGGAACCAGGAACCTCGGCGGGAAACTTAACCCTTTCAAGAAAGGTGGAGTCGTCCTTGCCCTCAAGGCTAAGCTTCCCATTGTGCCCATTACCATCCTGGATAGCTATAAACTTTTTCCCAAAAAGGCGCTGCGCATAAAGCCGGGCGTGCTGAACATCATCGTGGGGGAGCCGATCGAAACTTCCTCCTATAATGAGCAGGACAAAGATGTTGTCTTAGAGAAAGTGAGATCCACCATTTATCAAAACTTGCAGCATTATGACGTTATTGGTTGCGGCCAAGGATAATGGTAAAAGCCGCCAGGAAAGTAAACCCTCAGTCTGCGAGTCATCGACGTTTTGTAGCACATCAATAAATAAATTAGTCAAAACTTTATTATGATTGCCTGCCCCCATTTTCTCTCCTGATGTTAAACCTAAATAAAGCTTGACTTTAATTTAAGTTAAACTTATGAGCCTCTTGCAAGAGGCTCATAGGGATAGTGTCTTTTATTGGCGGACGAAAGATAAGAAGGAAATCGACTTTATCCTCAAAATGAAAGATTCCCTGATACCCATTGAGGTGAAGCTCAATTACGAGCAGTTTAATCCAACGGCCATCAGATACTTCAATGAGCATTACGGTATAGACAATTACAGGGTAGTGGGCCTAAACGGCAGGGATTCGGGGTCAGGTCTTTACTCTTGCTGTGTCGCTCC
This window harbors:
- a CDS encoding lysophospholipid acyltransferase family protein, giving the protein MLIGAMMVLWAAVTTSVYTLFLGPPVILTDFFSKTGKVPYQIGRFWAGLVMRTNRVGIRVVGLERIEKRRSYVFISNHASNLDPLAVAWMLSHTLRFVGKKSLEKIPLFGWAARRARVIFIDRSDGPKAIARINKAIQELKDGISACFFAEGTRNLGGKLNPFKKGGVVLALKAKLPIVPITILDSYKLFPKKALRIKPGVLNIIVGEPIETSSYNEQDKDVVLEKVRSTIYQNLQHYDVIGCGQG